From the Solanum lycopersicum chromosome 10, SLM_r2.1 genome, one window contains:
- the LOC112940075 gene encoding uncharacterized protein has product MAAPPTPQEGASQTRPPLFNGKYYGWWKNRKKKRNVEDKLAIQNNAKAKKILICGIGTDEYNRISSCQDAKAIWETLQTAHEGTTQVKKSKIDNLNRQYELFRMTEGETIQDMHTRFTSIINEMYSLGEIVPNGKAVRKLLSVLPETWESKVEAITEAHDLDSLAMDELIGNLITYELKKNQEKEIGGKRKERNLVLKATTSDDFEDENIVLITKRFTRMLKRGQAFQKKTSQKPAENTKDQVCHKCGSPDHFIKFCPLWALEQKKANFEKGKGIKNDKYIPTNRRMTNQEADLSTRRAFATMGDLSEEEFEDGGFENQSLLAIEQSNKYDFLALIAETHSEDDEEDDKQIKSVNSKREQVMENYASLREVNDNLEKHRNTAYEPGSQLTIIDAPAT; this is encoded by the exons ATGGCAGCACCACCTACCCCACAAGAGGGAGCTTCACAAACACGACCACCACTgttcaatggaaaatattatgGATGGTGGAAAAATC gaaagaaaaaaaggaatgtTGAAGACAAGCTTGCAATCCAAAACAATGCCAAAGCCAAGAAAATTTTGATCTGTGGCATAGGAACAGACGAATACAATCGAATCTCGTCCTGTCAAGATGCCAAAGCCATATGGGAAACACTACAAACCGCTCATGAAGGAACAACTCAAGTCAAGAAGTCCaaaattgataacttgaacAGGCAATATGAGCTGTTCAGGATGACAGAAGGGGAGACTATTCAAGACATGCACACCAGGTTCACCTCCATCATCAATGAGATGTACTCCTTGGGAGAGATAGTTCCCAATGGAAAGGCAGTAAGGAAACTCTTGAGTGTCCTTCCTGAAACTTGGGAAAGTAAAGTCGAGGCTATCACCGAAGCCCACGACCTAGACTCACTGGCCATGGATGAGTTGATTGGTAATCTCATCACATACGAACTcaagaaaaaccaagaaaaggaaattggagGAAAAAGGAAGGAAAGGAACCTGGTTCTAAAGGCTACTACatcagatgattttgaagatgaaaatatcGTCCTCATAACCAAAAGATTTACCAGAATGCTAAAGAGAGGGCAGGcctttcaaaagaaaacttCTCAAAAACCAGCTGAAAACACTAAAGACCAGGTTTGTCATAAGTGTGGGAGCCCAGATCACTTCATCAAATTCTGTCCACTTTGGGCTTTAGAGCAGAAAAAGGCAAACTTTGAGAAGGGAAAAGGCATCAAGAATGATAAGTACATTCCCACAAACAGAAGAATGACCAATCAAGAAGCGGATCTTTCAACGAGAAGAGCCTTTGCCACTATGGGGGACTTATCTGAAGAAGAATTTGAGGATGGAGGGTTCGAAAATCAGTCACTACTTgcaatagaacaatcaaataaatatgattttcttgcaCTCATTGCTGAAACACATtctgaagatgatgaagaagatgacaaACAAATCAAG TCTGTCAATTCTAAAAGAGAACAAGTGATGGAAAACTATGCATCTTTAAGAGAAGTCAATGACAATCTTGAGAAACACA GGAACACTGCATATGAACCTGGTTCACAGCTAACAATCATTGATGCACCTGCAACATGA